Part of the Citrus sinensis cultivar Valencia sweet orange chromosome 2, DVS_A1.0, whole genome shotgun sequence genome, AGAAGGATTCTGTacagttgaatagttcaagtATCTAGATTTTCGTTGTTTTTGcattcttttttgtttggagATGCGGTagctgattttgttttctacacTGCCTTGCCATTCTCAATGTATACAGTAAAACGTAAATGAGGTCTAGCTTGTGTAGATGGGAtagagaaaattcaaaattcttttgtagAGTTGCATAtactaataaaagaaataattgtttcattttttttttacttttattttttgtttttggtaaaCCCAAGGTTGGGTGGGCACTCCTAGGACAGATTCCTGAATGTACAAACTTGTTTCCACCCCCAAGATAAATATTTCTGCTTCTCTAGGATTCATGCTttacttctttcatattgGATTGCAAATTGATTCGTGGATAATTCAGAAAATGGACGAAATAGCAGATGCTTCGCGGTACCAATGGTTGCCAAACATCGGCTGTTCTTTTAAGTCTTCATGAAGGTTAGCGCAAGTAGAATCCATGCTCTCCTTCCCAATATTAGCTTACTCCCTCAATGAGCTCGTCTAATCATAAACTCTGCTTTATCTTCTTCGTGGTAAGTTTCTTCCGCAGTTTCGTTGTGATAGCAGCTTCGATTCTACTGCATCAATCCTGAATGtacaaaatacaataataatagttatagcATTCTTGGTGGAAGGTTTATGCAGTCACGCCATGGGCTTACGCGTTAAATCGGGAgctcttattttcattatattttcatctttgtaCTTCTGAATAATTGTCCATCTCTTGCTACCGTAATTATGTAATATAGACGGACGGCTACAGGTATTGAAGAATGACAATTATCTAAAAGTCTGAAAACTTGGTTTCCTATTATTATTGCTGGCAGTAGATAACGACTCTTTTCATGTGCGCTTTCACGCTGCTGCTTGTAACTGGTGCCATCACACCCTTCATAGGACATCTCCATGATCCTTCAAGGAGGCATGTAGTTTACACGAGAAGGCCTGTAATTCATTCCAAGCCTGACTCATCACCTCGGCTACTAGTTTTGCATAGACGACCAAGAGGATATTCCTATTGCCATCAATGTCCTCAATACTTTTTAAGTCCCACCCATCAAAGCCCTATTACCATCTATATCCTCCACTTCATTGTGCTTGCCGGACGTGCAAACTCACTTTTCACAGACCAAAGTCCCTCTATATTTGAACACTTGGTCAGTATCTTCAGATTCTCTGAGCAAAGCAGTCACAGCCTGGTCTCAGTTGTCCTGTTTAATACCATATCTAAAAGAAGGAAACTATCGTGTAATATACAGAGAGGGTGGCTGTGGATTGTGTAGGGGCTGTGGCTGAGATCAAATCCATGGAGAACAATTATGAACTTGCAATGGTGGGAAAGAATCATGACAATCTATCACCAATCAGGTCAGGGCTGACATTTTGGAATGAGTTCAGAGAGTTGGGAATGATAGGTGATGTGTTAGCTTCAGCAGATTTTATGGGCAATACCACAATATTGGTGGTGCAACAACAGACAGAATGTAGGAAGTCACAGTCATGTAAAGGAGGACGACAATTAATAGCCTTGTGTAGGAAGGAGTCCCTTAGAAGTGAGAAGACAATTAATAGACTTAATTTCCACATATTGTACACCGTCACTGCAGAAAAATCTGCATTTTGGTTACTGTTTTTAGTTGCACCAATGAGCCAGATactaaaacataaaacatagtCACTGACTTGGGAGCATTACTCATCCTGCCACTAGGATACCCGACTACCACCCAGGTTATGATCTGCTGCATCCCTTACCAGCACCAATTTCAGAATCTAGGCATTTTTCCTGCAATGCATGAAGCAGCAGAAGAATAGGCTCTGGGTATGAAGAAGACGAAAGTGATGCAAATAATTCTTCAGAAATTTCTTGTAACATTGTAGGTGAGCTCTCCTGAATCCATTTTATATGTTCAATGGCCATTTCAACCTCTCTGGCATCAGCTAAAGATTTCAGCAAGATAACATGGGAGTCTGAATGTCCTAAATCAGAACTGAGACCATGGAGCAACTTAGTAGCAACGAGAAAATGACCTGCATGAAGCTTAATTGAAGCATGTAAATAGCTTCTCATAAGGAAACAAAACATAAGAGAAAGTTGAATTGATACCTCTTCTACAGAGAGAAATCATGAATGTGCTCAAAATGCTACGTGCGAGCATGACATCCTGATTAACAGACTTGTTAAAGACTTCAAAAGCAGCTTGAAGATTTGTTTCTTGACAAAGCCCTTCAAGAAGGGATGTGTAAGTTGTAGCATCAGGCGCCACTCCTTTCTCCAACATATTGTGGAAGAGCCTCAAAGCGCCTTCAATTTCACCAACTTCTGAAAACTTGCTAATAAGTATATTGTACGTCTTCAGATTTCCACTGCAGCCACTAGCAAACATCTGATCCCACAACTTTTTAGCAGGACGCAGCAAATCTTCTCTACAGCATGCTTCCATGAgagaattataaaaagaaacatcTGGATCTAATCCTTTCCTCTTCATCTCCTGAATAACCCCATATGCTTCTCTTAGTCTCCCTGAAGTGCACAAGAATGAAACCATCACATTGTAACTCTCCATATCAGTGAAATAATCATTAGCAGACAGAACCTTATAAACCTCTACCAATTCATCACTCTTGTTACGCTTACATAAATTCTTACTCAAGTTACTCAATGTCGATAATGTCGGAACTCTCCCTTTctcaatcataaaattaaaaaacacaatAGCAGACCTAGGATCAATGCTCGATACCGAACCTATCAAGGCATTTAaaacatcatcatcaatggTAAACTTCCCACTAACAATCACTTCGCCCAGTTCTTTTGCTTCACATATTCGTCTCTCCACAATCAAACCTAAAATAAACTCTCTATAGTCATTAGTTCTTGGAGCAACCCCtagctttcttttcttcttcaagacTACTTCTCTTTCAAACACAGATCCCATTAGTTTAAACTCTTCAGCTACAATTCTATAAGCAATGAAGTCAGGTTTACACTCTCTTATCCTCAACTCATCTAATACCTTAAAAGCCTCTTCTACTCTTTTACCCTTGCAAAACCCATGAATTATCAAAACCGCAATTACCGACCCATTAATCATtgaattctctctctttctaacCTCGTCCAACATGCTTAAAACTTGACCCAGTTTAGCATTTTCACAGAACTTCCAAATAAACACACCAAAACCAATGGTACTGAACTCGACACCTCTATGAGACATTTCATCGAACATCTTCAAAGCATTATCAATGTATCCATCAGAAGCTAATACAGCCAACAGAGAGTTGCATATCTCAGGCCCAATGTCTTCACAGTTGAACTTAACTTCATTGAAAACTGAAAAAGCTTTCTGGGTATTCTTTCCTTGGATCAGTGAAGGAATTATAAACCGATAAACTGAAGAATCTagagttattttattaactttgacTTGCTTTAAGACGGAGTCAATTGCGTTGATTTGGcgggaaagagaaagagatttGAGGATTGAGTGATAAGAGAGCGGGGAGTGAGTGAAGTTGGGTTGTTGGGAGGCCCAGTTGAAGAAGCCAAGAGCGAGGGAGTGGTGTGTTAAGAGATACGGGTTGATGACTCGGGCCACAAGCGATGGACTCAGTGAGTCACGGAGACCGAGTTGGTGGAGAGTTTGTTCCAGTAATGGGGTCCATTTCCGTGCTGGCCTTGTGCGATTCGAAGCGGAGATTATTGCTTGGCTGATCCGAGTCGCCAAATCAGTTGCTGGTCTCATAGTCATCGGAGTTTAATAACACGGTTGCCGTTGCAGAGAGAAAATGGGAGACCACGAATTAAACGCAGCATTTCACTTTCTTAAAAACAAGGAAAAATATACACCGATCACCTgattttttgtactttatcaaaaatacataatctttttttttttgcaacaaTCCACCCGAAGTTTATAAGGTGTATCACCACTCCACTCATGTTATAATACTGTCAGAGTATTTAATAGAATACTCATCAAATGACTATTTTATCCATAAAAAACTTTTAGTTGCAAAGGggtaattataaaaaaatcttaaaaataataaataactatcaaataaaaatcttaaaaataataataaataaatttgataatagaagttgcatataaaaataaataattataaaaaaatcttaaaactaaataattataaaaaatcttaaaataaataaattagataacAAATATTAAGAAGAACACCTCCTTCTTCCCCGCCTAGATTGTTTGCAGCCGCTGTTGCGCCCTCTTCACTAAACTCATTAGCCTTAATCAATTTCCTAAATTCATGATTGGacaaagtttttgtttttccaaaaaacaatttaaaggCTTAAATAGATTCACGTacaaaagataagaaaatgaacatATTGCATCTGCTTGAATCTTCATAAGCAAAGCTTCTGGAAAGGCAAGACAACATCTAATTGGAGGAAGCATTAAAGAGCTATTCCACAATCTTCTTGTCCCTTCTCTCCATCGCGACGTACCACACATCATTGCCGACGTGCTTCGAGCATCCGTGAGCGGCTTTGTGGATGTGATACTGCGCATTGTCGGCAATTGTTAGCATTGCTGTTATGATGCCCAACGACAGTAATCCTTCAAATATTATCCATGACATGATTTGggttcttgaaattttgatttgagtatgttttgtgtttttatctctattttttttttcgatctGTGCATTTGGGGTACTAGCAACGCCCCAGCAGTTGGTGGCCGTTTTTGCAAGAGGAATCCGTCATCGTTTTAGTGTGTTTACTtcaaatgacaattttaacCCTTTGATGTCAGCAATATTCTAACGAAGTTACGACGGAAGTGGAACGATGATaactttgtaaattttaagtagattgttgcaaaaaaaaaaaaaaaaatttgtgtatttttaataaagtgcgAAAAATCAGGTGGTCGGTgggttgaaaataaaaaaaggaaaaatatccaccgtccatcTGATTTTgtctactttttaaaaaatacacaaatcttaatttttttggctgcACTCCACCTAAAGTAAGGTTTTCTTACACTCACCCACTCCCGTGTTCACGCTGTTAAAATCTCGTTGATGTCATAGggataaatttatcatttgacCCTTCTTCCTACCTCTCAAAATGCTTTGTTTCAGCACAATTAAATTCTTTGTTTCATCTGGTTCTCTTCCAATTCAGAACGAGTCTGAACATACTGATCAAAATTACCGGTATAGAActtcaatttcttgttttGCATGTGAATGATGTTCGTGCAAACTCCATTTAGAAAATCCTAGGAGTGTGAAATCACCACCAAGATGCGGTCAAATTTCTTCAAGGTCTCTTCCATCCAGACACAAGCTTCTAGATCTAGATGATTTGTGGGCTCAACGAGTAACAGAATGGTTGGGTTAATAAAGAGTGCACGCGTCAATGCAATCCTCATTCTCCAGCCACCAGAGAAATCACGCGTTTTCTTAGCTTGCATAGTCTTGTTAAAACCAAGACCATCGCCTTCAGGTGCTGCTTGAAGTCCATAGTGTCACCCTCCCACCGGGTAACAACTTGATTTTCACACACCCATATTTCATGGGCTACTTGGTTTATGAGCCTGAAATCATGGTTGACGAGAACCATACCCCCATCCCACTCATTCAATGCCTCAGCAAGCGAGTCGATTATCTCAATATCCAGATGATTAGTTGGCTCATCCAAGAGACCTgcacttttattttgttgtgtgTAATAAAGTCAATGTTCTTACCTTTATTTGCAATTAGATTGATATCACCATTTTCTTCACATTACATCACATCATtaccatgccaagaaagagCAATATCCCCAAAACCATTTGCAACTCCTCCCAATCACCCTCCTCAAACTCTGACAGCAAGCCCCGCAGCCATTATTATCCACCGCTTTCACTCCACCATAAACATTTCAGTAGCAATCTCCATCGAAACTTCAATAGGCAACACCATTTTCCCAGATTCCCTAGCCCAAcaatatttcctttttctttcttcactaCGTACCCAACCTCTCACCAATCTCCTTCAGTTTCTTTGCCACCAATAGCTTGATCTCAATCGATGATCGTGCCACCAGCAGCTCGAGCCTGAAGATAAGGTTTGGGATAAGGTTTCGGCCagccactttttttttttttgcatttatttagggtaaaattataattttatatttagggtaaaatagtcatttgatcaattttcCGTTAGTTCTCTTAACCGTGTGCAAACGGAAGTGGATGAATGCAAGAAAACCTTATTTTAGGTGgagtacaataaaaaaaattaagatttgtgtatttttgaaaaagtggaCAAAAttaggtggacggtggatattttcccaaTAAAAAACAATCCCCATGGCAAAATCGGGAATGGCCTATGAGACCGAGTGGAGTGATAAAGTGGTGGGCAGAACCGAACCTAAACTCAAAAAATCGATTCGAAAAATCAGTTCGGTTCGATTTTTTACAGTTTCaatattctttaataaaaaaatcgaaTAGCTTTGATCCGCCACCGAACCGAATAGTTCGGTTGGGTTTCTGGTTCAAAATTGCAGAACTagaattgaaccaaaatccaatggcaattttgaaattttgaaataatacaCACATCCAGCAGtacaaaattgtaaaactAGAATCAAACTGAAATCCAAtggtaattttgaaataatacaCACACAGAGACAGACACACaaactagggatggcaatggagcAGGTATGGATTGAATCTATATTGCTCTATATCCAGATccgtaataaaaattaagattcgTATCTGCTCCAGATCCGTCATGGATTTATATTTTTCGCTCCATATCTAGATccgaaacaaaaaataaagatctaTATCTGCTCCaaatccaaaaagaaaaattcaaattcaaatttgctCTAGATCCATCATGAATTCTAAAtctcaataataaaagatcaatatttttttaaaaagaaaatttaagactaaaaTGCATtggtaacaattaaattatatattttgtataaaaaatctaataagtaTTGTAACTTCTACTTTTACaccaaaatatacaaataagaaagataataaaatatcgaTCAAAAGTAATTGCAAGAATAAGATCATTATAATATTCTAATGCCTCCTTTACCATTTTGATATCCACTGCACACCATCatcattctaatattattaaataataatatataagtttaaaatgatttattatttttagtgctttattatttttattatgatcatatattaactaaatatatgattaacataattattttatagttgatAGCCACCATTGATTAGtgattatacaaaataaataagattatgagaaaatgatagaaaataaaCTCAAATCTATGGATTTTCCTAACAATTAAAGAACTTATTCAAGCATTCAAATGAAGTGGAGAAGTTAGAGTATACTaaacagaaaaaaagagaCTAAATTGTACagtgaaaaacttaaaaaaatgagagcaggctatcttaattttattttacacttaataaatttttgtcttattatcaattaagtacctttaaattttaatatttttaaatatatgctaattaataaattttatcatcatttataattacataattgttaagaattttttaaaataaaattacattaaatggTGAGTGGACATAAATTTAGATCtaaatattaagataaattCGAATTTGCTCTAGATCCGCCTTAAATTCATGTATCGATATCCAAATCCGAtccaaatcaattttaatccGATCCAAATTCGATCCAATTAAATTCGAATCACATGGACAATTGTTTGGTTCAATTCTAGTTCTGCAATTTTGAACCAGAAATCTGCCAAATTG contains:
- the LOC102618878 gene encoding pentatricopeptide repeat-containing protein At5g14080 isoform X2; protein product: MTMRPATDLATRISQAIISASNRTRPARKWTPLLEQTLHQLGLRDSLSPSLVARVINPYLLTHHSLALGFFNWASQQPNFTHSPLSYHSILKSLSLSRQINAIDSVLKQVKVNKITLDSSVYRFIIPSLIQGKNTQKAFSVFNEVKFNCEDIGPEICNSLLAVLASDGYIDNALKMFDEMSHRGVEFSTIGFGVFIWKFCENAKLGQVLSMLDEVRKRENSMINGSVIAVLIIHGFCKGKRVEEAFKVLDELRIRECKPDFIAYRIVAEEFKLMGSVFEREVVLKKKRKLGVAPRTNDYREFILGLIVERRICEAKELGEVIVSGKFTIDDDVLNALIGSVSSIDPRSAIVFFNFMIEKGRVPTLSTLSNLSKNLCKRNKSDELVEVYKVLSANDYFTDMESYNVMVSFLCTSGRLREAYGVIQEMKRKGLDPDVSFYNSLMEACCREDLLRPAKKLWDQMFASGCSGNLKTYNILISKFSEVGEIEGALRLFHNMLEKGVAPDATTYTSLLEGLCQETNLQAAFEVFNKSVNQDVMLARSILSTFMISLCRRVLI
- the LOC102618878 gene encoding pentatricopeptide repeat-containing protein At5g14080 isoform X1, whose translation is MTMRPATDLATRISQAIISASNRTRPARKWTPLLEQTLHQLGLRDSLSPSLVARVINPYLLTHHSLALGFFNWASQQPNFTHSPLSYHSILKSLSLSRQINAIDSVLKQVKVNKITLDSSVYRFIIPSLIQGKNTQKAFSVFNEVKFNCEDIGPEICNSLLAVLASDGYIDNALKMFDEMSHRGVEFSTIGFGVFIWKFCENAKLGQVLSMLDEVRKRENSMINGSVIAVLIIHGFCKGKRVEEAFKVLDELRIRECKPDFIAYRIVAEEFKLMGSVFEREVVLKKKRKLGVAPRTNDYREFILGLIVERRICEAKELGEVIVSGKFTIDDDVLNALIGSVSSIDPRSAIVFFNFMIEKGRVPTLSTLSNLSKNLCKRNKSDELVEVYKVLSANDYFTDMESYNVMVSFLCTSGRLREAYGVIQEMKRKGLDPDVSFYNSLMEACCREDLLRPAKKLWDQMFASGCSGNLKTYNILISKFSEVGEIEGALRLFHNMLEKGVAPDATTYTSLLEGLCQETNLQAAFEVFNKSVNQDVMLARSILSTFMISLCRRGHFLVATKLLHGLSSDLGHSDSHVILLKSLADAREVEMAIEHIKWIQESSPTMLQEISEELFASLSSSSYPEPILLLLHALQEKCLDSEIGAGKGCSRS